In Vairimorpha necatrix chromosome 8, complete sequence, a single window of DNA contains:
- a CDS encoding putative SP-containing protein: protein MDLFIIFFVITILSSSTANMSSSRVETIAHYQGRNYRKNNISYKDSAEINKIVDFKKEKMKVYDIRAEHLALFYFYTTENNIKREKYQNLLENIAHIIESSEFFNNGQYVIDSDKEQKNNMLIGIMKYFAKLHEKDIYFNKIDMKTNDENMFEEIGATKTESYEYQLYEWFMNRAEIQNMYLVYYSANINKFVAEDIRI from the coding sequence ATGgatttgtttataatttttttcgttATAACAATTTTAAGTAGTTCGACAGCGAACATGAGTAGTAGTCGGGTAGAAACCATTGCACACTATCAAGGTAGGAactatagaaaaaataacatttcGTATAAGGATTCTGCCGAAATTAACAAGATTGtggattttaaaaaagaaaaaatgaaagtATATGACATACGAGCAGAACATTTAGctctattttatttctatactactgaaaataatattaaaagagagaaatatcaaaatttattagaaaatatagCTCACATTATCGAGTCAAGcgaatttttcaataacGGACAATATGTTATTGACTCAGATAAAGAacagaaaaataatatgttAATTGGtataatgaaatattttgcaAAGTTACACGAAAAAGATatctattttaataaaatagacATGAAGACTAATGATGAAAATATGTTTGAAGAAATTGGGGCTACTAAAACTGAATCATATGAATACCAACTCTATGAATGGTTCATGAATAGAGCTGAGATACAAAATATGTATCTGGTATATTATTCTGCaaacataaacaaatttgTCGCAGAAGATATTAGAATATAA
- a CDS encoding translocation protein SEC62: MEKLFCQQEKCLRKIPTEEKILRSAKRVNVFKGVDLLKALELKGCTSEVIKELVSYMLINSIILKVQMDSKNKKSCDLLLDYRFTEKDFYIWSEEKSSHFSLLICLGVIILGLSLVMFQMWPSNLKVLASYASYLCGGFIAFLLVLGVIRIILFSITYFTHSPGIWLFPNLFADCGFIDSFIPLWCYHGEDVKKNKED, encoded by the coding sequence ATGGAAAAGCTGTTTTGCCAACAAGAAAAATGTTTAAGAAAAATTCCAACAGAGGAGAAAATACTAAGATCTGCAAAAAGGGTCAATGTTTTCAAAGGCGTAGATTTGCTAAAGGCACTAGAATTAAAAGGCTGCACCAGTGAAGTTATTAAGGAGTTAGTATCTTACATGTTAATAAATAGCATTATTCTTAAAGTTCAGATGGATTCAAAGAATAAAAAGTCATGTGATCTTTTATTGGACTACAGATTTACagaaaaagatttttatatttggaGCGAGGAAAAATCTAGTCATTTTAGTTTGCTCATTTGTCTAGGCGTAATAATTTTAGGACTTTCCCTGGTAATGTTCCAAATGTGGCCTTCAAATCTAAAAGTGCTCGCATCTTACGCTTCATATTTGTGTGGTGGTTTTATagcatttttattagtcTTGGGAGTTAtaagaattattttattctcaATTACTTATTTTACACATTCTCCTGGCATTTGGTTATTCCCAAATTTATTCGCAGATTGTGGCTTTATAGACAGTTTTATTCCTCTGTGGTGTTATCACGGGGAAGatgtaaaaaagaataaagaagattaa
- a CDS encoding putative glutaredoxin, with product MESLTLEKALQDNENFMIFLKECPFCYKAEKILKSNKVKFEKFNKDKYKTLTEEAQNKYSYRTFPLIVLDRKFIGGCSDLSKIFEN from the coding sequence ATGGAATCGCTAACATTAGAAAAAGCCTTACAAGACAATGAAAATTTCATGATCTTTTTAAAGGAGTGTCCTTTTTGTTACAAAgctgaaaaaatattaaaatctaaTAAGGTTAAATTTgagaaatttaataaagataaatacAAAACTCTAACTGAAGAAGCACAGAATAAATACAGTTACCGCACTTTCCCCTTAATAGTTCTGGATAGGAAATTTATTGGAGGATGTAGTGATTTATCAAAGATTTTTGAGAATTAa
- a CDS encoding FCP1 -like proteiny domain-containing protein: MEGFLLVFDINDTLISKIKKTDKYVLDSLTDNQKNNTYSCNNHILLKRPLTDLLVKFLEIHNINYVFWSTSMKHNIKKMIPYLEEIGYNFHLGYFGQEECEEGIITEKIKAKNNIKNLEVVSKHFNVKLEQCVLIDNDIEKHVDGQNFIHVKEINLGHDEEIINICKKLDKFIDCQTKCFVKSLAVE; the protein is encoded by the coding sequence ATGGAAGGATTTCTACttgtttttgatataaatgATACGTTAATTTctaagataaaaaaaactgataaatatgttttagaCAGTTTAACTGACAATCAGAAAAACAATACATACAGTTGTAATAATCATATTTTGTTGAAAAGACCGCTTACAGATTTACtagttaaatttttagagatacacaatattaattatgTATTTTGGTCTACATCTATGAAAcataatatcaaaaagaTGATTCCTTACTTGGAAGAAATTGGgtataattttcatttggGCTATTTTGGACAAGAGGAATGTGAAGAGGGTATTATTACTGAAAAGATAAAAgcaaaaaacaatataaaaaatttagaagtAGTTTCTAAGCACtttaatgtaaaattaGAACAATGTGTACTCATAGACAATGATATCGAAAAACATGTTGATGGTCAAAACTTTATACACGTAAaggaaataaatttagGACATGATGAAGAAATCATCaatatatgtaaaaagctggataaatttatagattGTCAGACAAAATGTTTTGTAAAATCATTAGCTGTGGAATAA